One Phycisphaerae bacterium RAS2 DNA window includes the following coding sequences:
- the gluP_2 gene encoding Rhomboid protease GluP yields the protein MALKVKCKCGTMLKVPSAMADKRITCPGCQKGFILPAAKFAAMGGAAKPSAAPTRAATASPASSQIAPAPVTHAASPPADSPESSRLALGAGTEPTELDLTPSNLDSELVPSSADLLSDLALSESNAVAELSLAEPAPVLRNDPLAEMPSGPEKTCRSCGKSYPNKAKICVPCGIDLKTGRSLLTAEDSHIDSAYIAAEKTINIISWIFWLGLYPIASEAFGTKKPQLIRGVAIFTILTSFWFFVCEWTDSPKMHSLKNAMLWSGNAQPDPNQILALYATTSFGNSEAFFDKLDRFEEEDEEAYDEDEVEDDEADSDSGESDHESAADDESAELDSEESDEEPGLNSASSAAAKSLKSSKSKDANREMPPEMKPPAMSFEDAVFAAHNALPESERCIGQFHWWQTITNAFFHADLLHLASNLLFLLVFGCRVNALIGTAKSAIVYPILAVAGSVAHMISASDQPPHPLLGASGAIMGLSGMYLVFFPVHKVHVAAWVRLGLMFGFRLKYQIYERRGFWVVLFYIAFDVFYTVFRIEDNVAHWAHLGGFICGMVVALILLITRQVNARGGDIFSVMLGQRAWALIGKPR from the coding sequence ATGGCGCTGAAGGTCAAGTGCAAATGCGGGACGATGCTCAAGGTGCCGTCCGCCATGGCGGACAAACGCATCACCTGCCCCGGCTGCCAAAAGGGATTCATCCTCCCGGCCGCGAAGTTCGCGGCGATGGGCGGCGCGGCCAAACCTTCCGCCGCACCGACTCGTGCCGCGACTGCGTCACCCGCTTCTTCGCAGATCGCGCCCGCGCCGGTCACACATGCCGCATCGCCGCCCGCCGATTCTCCGGAATCCTCGCGTTTGGCACTCGGCGCAGGCACCGAACCAACCGAACTCGACCTCACGCCGTCCAATCTCGACTCGGAGTTGGTCCCGTCAAGCGCCGACCTCTTGAGCGACCTCGCATTAAGCGAGTCCAATGCCGTAGCAGAGTTGAGCCTCGCTGAACCCGCGCCGGTATTGCGCAACGACCCGCTGGCGGAGATGCCGTCCGGCCCTGAAAAGACTTGCCGTTCGTGTGGAAAATCTTACCCGAATAAGGCCAAGATTTGTGTCCCGTGCGGAATTGACCTGAAGACCGGTCGCAGCCTCTTGACGGCCGAGGACAGCCATATCGACTCGGCCTATATCGCCGCAGAAAAGACGATCAACATCATCAGTTGGATTTTCTGGCTGGGTCTTTACCCGATCGCTTCGGAAGCCTTTGGCACTAAGAAGCCGCAACTGATCCGAGGCGTTGCGATCTTTACGATTCTGACTTCGTTCTGGTTCTTTGTTTGTGAATGGACAGATTCACCAAAGATGCATTCCCTCAAGAACGCGATGCTTTGGTCCGGCAACGCACAGCCCGACCCCAACCAGATTCTCGCGCTCTACGCCACGACCAGCTTCGGTAACAGCGAAGCCTTCTTCGACAAGCTCGATCGATTCGAAGAGGAAGACGAAGAAGCGTATGACGAGGATGAAGTAGAAGACGATGAAGCGGACAGTGATTCAGGAGAATCCGATCATGAATCGGCGGCGGACGACGAATCGGCGGAACTCGATTCCGAAGAGTCGGATGAAGAGCCAGGTCTCAATTCAGCATCCTCCGCAGCTGCAAAATCACTGAAAAGCTCAAAGAGCAAGGACGCAAATCGGGAAATGCCCCCGGAGATGAAGCCGCCCGCAATGTCCTTTGAAGATGCCGTCTTCGCGGCGCACAACGCGCTGCCGGAATCCGAACGCTGCATTGGACAGTTTCATTGGTGGCAAACGATCACAAACGCATTCTTCCATGCCGATCTTCTCCATCTGGCATCCAACCTTCTGTTCTTGCTCGTGTTTGGTTGCCGCGTCAATGCGTTGATCGGCACAGCCAAGAGCGCCATTGTTTATCCCATCCTTGCCGTGGCGGGGTCAGTCGCCCACATGATTTCGGCCTCGGACCAGCCCCCCCATCCTTTGCTGGGCGCGTCCGGCGCAATCATGGGGCTTTCCGGGATGTATCTCGTGTTTTTCCCAGTGCACAAGGTCCACGTTGCTGCATGGGTACGACTTGGTCTGATGTTTGGATTCCGATTGAAGTATCAAATCTATGAGCGCCGCGGATTCTGGGTAGTCCTCTTCTATATCGCGTTTGATGTCTTCTACACGGTCTTTCGCATCGAAGACAACGTCGCCCACTGGGCTCACCTGGGTGGATTCATCTGCGGAATGGTTGTCGCGCTGATCCTGTTAATCACTCGGCAGGTCAACGCGCGCGGCGGTGATATCTTCTCTGTCATGCTCGGGCAACGAGCATGGGCGCTTATCGGGAAGCCCAGATAG
- a CDS encoding Major Facilitator Superfamily protein: MDPAALGKTHVDLIGARGVPFMARRAYTIEVRHFLFWGLFAGLVEGTVSAVVVAKTFGGSNFLITVVQATPAFANLVSLYWGALIVGRRKIPAFIALASASVAVALSIAVTPRSDLGGWIFALQICLSRVFMSGVVTTRASLWKSNYPRSHRGRITANLQIVRTLMSLPVILGGGLLFDLAPDAYHWFYPTIAVIGAFGLLVLRGERVRGEERTISHRINGAAREPIAQVSDPLQPAIEAEDEKKPLADDGVIEPFSLVALVSPWQIIHRMKQVLRADPRFARYCKAQMCIGTANLMVMPVNTIVLTKVLNLNYTLSNGLLDFIPRVVTIAMLPVWARLFDRVGVLRFRMSNSLCWCGSLLFCGLGALFAHLSIGQAGALATVAIGIYVLGRLFEGFAQSGGAIAWNIGHLHFAEDDKAELYMGIHVSLTGLRGLIAPFLGALLYTYIGWLVFMVGFVISLIGYFIFAGLAREEAALSCDSPQRDETAAPEVPSNGDPAPRATRPSRPLQDASRGNAS; this comes from the coding sequence ATGGATCCCGCCGCACTCGGAAAGACCCACGTGGATTTGATCGGCGCTCGCGGCGTTCCTTTCATGGCGCGCCGGGCTTACACCATCGAAGTCAGGCACTTCCTGTTCTGGGGGCTGTTCGCCGGGCTGGTTGAGGGAACCGTCTCCGCCGTCGTCGTCGCCAAGACCTTCGGCGGCAGCAACTTCCTCATCACCGTTGTCCAGGCCACCCCCGCCTTCGCCAACCTTGTGAGCCTCTACTGGGGCGCGCTCATCGTCGGTCGGCGAAAAATCCCCGCGTTCATCGCGCTCGCCTCCGCTAGCGTCGCCGTGGCCCTCTCCATCGCCGTCACCCCGCGCTCCGACCTGGGCGGATGGATCTTCGCTCTGCAGATCTGCCTCTCGCGCGTCTTCATGTCCGGCGTCGTCACCACGCGCGCCTCCCTCTGGAAAAGCAACTACCCGCGCTCCCATCGCGGACGTATCACCGCCAACCTTCAGATCGTCCGCACCCTCATGAGCCTGCCCGTCATCCTCGGCGGCGGCCTGCTCTTCGACCTCGCCCCCGATGCCTACCACTGGTTCTACCCGACCATCGCCGTCATCGGCGCGTTCGGACTGCTCGTCCTGCGCGGCGAGCGCGTCCGCGGCGAGGAACGAACCATCTCCCATCGAATCAACGGCGCCGCCAGGGAACCGATTGCGCAAGTCTCGGACCCGCTGCAGCCGGCAATCGAAGCCGAGGACGAGAAGAAACCCCTTGCCGACGACGGCGTCATCGAACCCTTTTCCCTTGTCGCGCTCGTCAGCCCCTGGCAAATCATCCACCGCATGAAGCAGGTCCTCCGCGCCGACCCGCGCTTCGCCCGCTACTGCAAGGCCCAGATGTGCATCGGCACCGCCAACCTCATGGTCATGCCGGTCAATACAATCGTCTTAACCAAAGTCCTCAACCTCAACTACACCTTGAGCAACGGCCTGCTCGACTTCATCCCGCGCGTCGTCACCATCGCCATGCTCCCCGTCTGGGCGCGCCTCTTTGACCGCGTCGGCGTCCTGCGCTTTCGCATGTCCAACTCGCTCTGCTGGTGCGGCTCACTGCTCTTTTGCGGCCTCGGCGCGCTCTTCGCCCACCTCTCCATCGGACAGGCCGGCGCGCTCGCAACCGTCGCCATCGGCATTTACGTCCTGGGCCGGCTCTTTGAAGGATTCGCCCAGAGCGGCGGCGCCATCGCCTGGAACATCGGACACCTGCATTTCGCCGAAGACGACAAGGCCGAGCTGTACATGGGCATTCACGTCTCCCTGACCGGTCTGCGCGGGCTGATCGCGCCCTTCCTCGGCGCGCTGCTCTACACCTACATAGGCTGGCTCGTCTTCATGGTGGGATTCGTCATCTCGCTGATTGGTTACTTTATCTTCGCCGGCCTGGCTCGCGAAGAAGCCGCCTTGTCATGCGATTCGCCACAGCGCGATGAGACCGCTGCGCCCGAAGTACCATCGAACGGCGACCCCGCCCCCCGCGCTACCCGCCCGTCGCGCCCGCTTCAAGATGCTTCGCGAGGAAATGCGTCATGA
- the nlhH_2 gene encoding Carboxylesterase NlhH, with translation MNSNRESGRSRSNRYVGLVILISCVSAFFAAGCNAPPVGLYDVRAYESIPYVSRGERKLMMDIYTPVGGPMPRPAIVLFHGGGWMYGDRRDLRPMVKHLASMGYTAATAQYRLSNDGGEHPAPVLDALAAIRFLRFSRAQYGIDPQRVGVGGFSAGAQLALVAGLAGKSESFKDEAYAGESADVRCIVSIAGPTDITSIYKSSNWMIRRLGEAYLGGPPEKVAARYVEASPISHVHAGAPPILILHGDQDEVVPFEQATKFAEACEGAGVSCTVAKLPSFRHAWCLPFGGQPSLRAWPIMTHFLAKHLEAGATGG, from the coding sequence ATGAATTCCAACCGTGAATCCGGTCGTTCGCGTTCAAATCGTTACGTCGGTCTTGTCATTCTCATCTCTTGCGTCAGCGCGTTCTTCGCCGCCGGCTGCAATGCCCCGCCGGTGGGGCTTTATGACGTTCGCGCGTACGAATCGATTCCGTACGTCTCGCGCGGCGAGCGCAAGTTGATGATGGACATTTACACGCCCGTCGGTGGACCGATGCCGCGGCCGGCGATCGTGCTGTTTCACGGCGGCGGGTGGATGTACGGCGATCGGCGCGATCTGCGGCCGATGGTGAAGCACCTCGCGTCGATGGGGTACACGGCGGCGACGGCGCAGTATCGCCTGTCGAACGACGGCGGCGAGCATCCCGCTCCGGTGCTGGATGCGCTGGCGGCGATTCGATTCTTGCGCTTCAGCCGGGCGCAATATGGGATTGATCCGCAGCGCGTCGGCGTCGGCGGCTTCTCGGCGGGGGCGCAGCTCGCGCTGGTCGCCGGACTGGCGGGGAAGTCCGAATCGTTCAAAGACGAGGCGTACGCAGGGGAGTCCGCTGATGTACGCTGCATCGTGAGCATCGCCGGGCCGACGGATATCACGTCGATTTACAAGTCGTCGAATTGGATGATTCGCCGATTGGGCGAGGCGTATCTCGGCGGGCCGCCGGAGAAGGTCGCCGCGCGGTATGTCGAGGCGTCACCGATCTCGCACGTTCACGCCGGCGCGCCGCCGATTCTGATTCTGCACGGCGATCAGGATGAGGTGGTGCCGTTCGAGCAGGCGACGAAGTTTGCCGAAGCGTGTGAGGGAGCGGGCGTCTCGTGCACGGTGGCGAAGCTGCCGAGTTTTCGCCACGCGTGGTGTTTGCCGTTCGGCGGTCAGCCGTCGCTGCGGGCGTGGCCGATCATGACGCATTTCCTCGCGAAGCATCTTGAAGCGGGCGCGACGGGCGGGTAG
- the wfgD gene encoding UDP-Glc:alpha-D-GlcNAc-diphosphoundecaprenol beta-1,3-glucosyltransferase WfgD, whose product MKARVSDDSTVSVIIPSYNSAEVLPAAIESVLAQTLPPDEIIVVDDGSAPDADGLDRTAEACAPYFKHVRLIRQANGGASAARNTGIARARGEWLAFLDADDVWEPEKLETQIAALCQNPDADFCVTAARVWSEKEQTFVTMAYDGPLDPARIQSELLVRNVFTGLCSSMLARRSAIEAVGGFAAGRACEDRRIAIELLRRHRALILPMPLIRQQPGPAHWRDPRSHGAEMERLIADYAELFLALDPSGWLRRRAVARVHERTGMHYLENGDLPMAAKHLRSAALMWPFMANPWRVLVNYCLGRLRGGAGSPSKLAG is encoded by the coding sequence ATGAAAGCGCGCGTTTCCGACGATTCGACCGTTTCTGTCATCATTCCTTCGTACAACTCGGCCGAGGTGCTGCCGGCGGCGATTGAGTCGGTGCTGGCACAAACGCTGCCGCCCGATGAGATCATCGTGGTGGACGACGGCAGTGCGCCGGACGCGGACGGATTGGATCGCACGGCGGAGGCCTGCGCGCCGTATTTCAAGCATGTGCGGTTGATTCGTCAGGCGAACGGCGGCGCGTCGGCCGCGCGAAACACGGGGATCGCGCGAGCGCGGGGTGAATGGCTGGCATTTCTCGATGCCGACGACGTGTGGGAGCCGGAGAAACTGGAAACGCAGATCGCGGCGCTGTGTCAGAACCCGGACGCGGATTTCTGCGTGACGGCTGCGCGGGTCTGGAGCGAGAAGGAACAGACATTTGTCACGATGGCGTACGATGGGCCGCTCGATCCCGCGAGGATTCAGTCCGAGCTGCTGGTGCGCAATGTGTTCACCGGGCTGTGCTCGTCGATGCTGGCGAGGCGGTCGGCGATCGAGGCTGTCGGCGGGTTCGCGGCGGGGCGGGCGTGCGAGGATCGGCGCATCGCAATTGAGTTGCTGCGGAGGCATCGCGCGTTAATTCTGCCCATGCCGCTGATTCGTCAGCAACCGGGACCGGCGCATTGGCGCGACCCGCGCAGTCATGGCGCGGAGATGGAGCGGTTGATCGCGGATTACGCGGAGTTGTTTCTCGCGTTGGATCCGTCGGGATGGTTGCGGCGGCGGGCGGTCGCGCGCGTGCATGAGCGCACGGGGATGCATTATCTGGAGAACGGCGACCTGCCGATGGCGGCGAAGCATCTTCGCAGCGCGGCGCTGATGTGGCCGTTCATGGCGAATCCGTGGCGCGTGCTGGTGAATTACTGTCTGGGGCGGTTGCGTGGCGGCGCGGGATCGCCGAGCAAGCTCGCCGGTTAA
- the rnpA gene encoding Ribonuclease P protein component translates to MTARMRFPKTRRLSGNKAFDAVFAAKRSASNRLLVVYALKNSLSYSRLGISVSRRIGSAVRRNRIKRLIREAFRLERDQLPAGYDFVCVARASEKPLLADYRKALVTVAARAIASKASPRREKNTPEG, encoded by the coding sequence ATGACCGCCCGCATGCGATTCCCCAAAACGCGACGCTTGTCTGGAAACAAGGCCTTCGATGCGGTCTTCGCCGCGAAGCGATCCGCCTCCAATCGCCTGCTCGTCGTCTATGCCCTCAAAAATAGCCTTTCGTATTCTCGGCTCGGCATCTCCGTCAGCCGCCGCATCGGCTCGGCCGTCCGTCGCAACCGCATCAAGCGGCTGATTCGCGAAGCCTTTCGACTCGAACGCGATCAGCTCCCCGCCGGGTACGACTTCGTCTGCGTTGCCCGCGCGTCCGAGAAGCCGCTTCTCGCCGATTATCGGAAGGCATTGGTCACCGTCGCCGCCCGCGCTATCGCCAGCAAAGCATCGCCAAGGCGTGAGAAAAACACCCCAGAGGGTTGA
- a CDS encoding Sulfite exporter TauE/SafE, producing MRPLPRAPRYPKMPAMTYAWLVLVGLLAGFSGGLLGIGGSTVMIPGMILLLGPAGQHLYQAAAMAVNFFVVGPAVLRHGAAGAVLRPITRWMAPSAVVGAVAGVFASELPSFRGSGQGYLQIAFSAFLFYAIVYNLFRLGTRKRLPPMTPADAALVPRWKIITLVGLPAGLAGGLLGVGGGLVAVPTQQVFLRVPLTNAIANSASTILWSSVVGTIVKHAHLHEHGYRLRDSLFLALCLIPSAIVGSWVAADKVHKWPVGILRGAFVILMLYCGSEVFWLGLDQVRE from the coding sequence ATGCGCCCGTTGCCGCGCGCACCCCGTTACCCGAAGATGCCCGCGATGACTTACGCGTGGCTTGTCCTGGTCGGTCTGCTTGCCGGTTTCTCCGGCGGACTCCTCGGAATCGGCGGATCGACCGTCATGATCCCCGGCATGATCCTTCTGCTCGGTCCCGCCGGGCAGCACCTCTACCAGGCCGCCGCCATGGCCGTGAACTTCTTCGTCGTCGGGCCGGCCGTCCTGCGACATGGCGCCGCCGGAGCCGTCCTGCGGCCGATCACCCGCTGGATGGCCCCCAGCGCTGTCGTCGGTGCGGTCGCCGGCGTTTTCGCCAGCGAGCTGCCTTCCTTTCGCGGATCGGGCCAGGGCTACCTGCAAATCGCCTTCAGCGCGTTTTTATTCTACGCAATCGTCTATAACCTCTTCCGCCTCGGCACGCGCAAGCGCCTGCCGCCCATGACCCCGGCCGACGCCGCCCTCGTCCCGCGCTGGAAGATCATCACGCTCGTCGGCCTGCCGGCAGGCCTGGCCGGCGGACTGCTCGGCGTCGGCGGCGGACTCGTGGCTGTGCCGACCCAACAGGTCTTCCTCCGCGTGCCGCTGACAAACGCGATCGCCAACTCGGCATCAACCATCCTCTGGTCCAGCGTCGTCGGCACGATCGTCAAGCACGCCCACCTGCACGAGCACGGCTACCGCCTGCGCGACTCGCTCTTTCTCGCGCTTTGTCTGATTCCATCGGCTATCGTCGGCTCGTGGGTCGCCGCCGACAAGGTGCACAAGTGGCCCGTCGGCATCCTCCGCGGGGCCTTTGTGATCCTGATGCTCTACTGCGGCTCGGAAGTCTTCTGGCTCGGGCTGGATCAGGTGCGGGAGTGA
- the accA gene encoding Acetyl-coenzyme A carboxylase carboxyl transferase subunit alpha, whose protein sequence is MSTLSNGTNGAIGGGYLEFERPLAKIERQIEELEASQSVSGRDHSETIRIMRAELQGARKKLYSNLDAWETVQMARHPKRPLVPDYLNLMVRDFCELHGDKNFRDDRAIITGFGRIDNLKCLFIGHDKGKDTKQRLENCFGMAHPEGYRKALSKMKLAEKFGLPVVCLIDTAGAYPGIGAEERGIAHAIAVNLMEMARLRTPIVCVVIGEGGSGGALGIGVGDRVAMLEHAYYSVISPEGCAAILWKSAEHASTAARALKFTGKDLRKLKLIDEVIKEPLGGAHRDPTTTAENLKNYIVETLKDLKRVKMDTLVKRRYAKIRDLGSFFTDTSAAASAAKARRSAKVVVDSAPKTAALSRAAASAKRAAAAYEPA, encoded by the coding sequence ATGAGCACGCTTTCCAACGGAACGAATGGCGCGATCGGTGGGGGTTACCTCGAGTTCGAGCGACCTCTCGCCAAGATCGAGCGCCAGATCGAGGAATTGGAGGCCAGTCAATCGGTCTCGGGGCGAGATCATTCCGAGACCATTCGCATCATGCGGGCCGAGCTTCAGGGTGCCCGCAAGAAGCTTTACAGCAATCTCGACGCCTGGGAGACCGTGCAGATGGCCCGGCACCCCAAGCGCCCGCTCGTGCCCGACTATCTCAACCTGATGGTTCGCGACTTCTGCGAGCTACACGGCGACAAGAACTTCCGCGACGACCGCGCGATCATCACCGGCTTCGGCCGCATCGATAACCTCAAGTGCCTGTTCATCGGCCACGACAAGGGCAAGGACACTAAGCAGCGACTCGAAAACTGTTTCGGCATGGCGCACCCCGAGGGCTACCGCAAGGCGCTCTCGAAGATGAAGCTGGCCGAGAAGTTCGGACTACCCGTCGTGTGCCTGATTGATACGGCCGGCGCGTATCCCGGCATCGGCGCTGAGGAGCGCGGCATTGCGCACGCGATTGCGGTGAACTTGATGGAGATGGCCCGGCTGCGGACGCCGATCGTGTGCGTGGTGATCGGAGAGGGCGGCTCGGGCGGCGCGCTGGGCATCGGCGTGGGCGACCGCGTCGCGATGCTCGAGCACGCGTATTACTCGGTCATTTCTCCCGAAGGCTGCGCCGCGATTCTGTGGAAGTCGGCCGAACATGCCTCGACGGCCGCGCGTGCGTTGAAGTTCACAGGGAAGGATCTTCGCAAGCTCAAGCTGATTGACGAAGTCATCAAGGAGCCGCTCGGCGGCGCGCACCGCGACCCGACGACGACGGCGGAGAATCTCAAGAATTACATCGTTGAGACGCTCAAGGACCTCAAGCGCGTCAAGATGGACACGCTCGTCAAGCGGCGCTACGCGAAGATTCGCGACCTGGGTTCATTCTTCACTGACACGTCGGCGGCGGCCTCGGCGGCGAAGGCGCGCCGGTCAGCCAAGGTTGTGGTGGACAGCGCGCCGAAGACGGCGGCCCTCTCCCGCGCGGCGGCATCGGCCAAGCGCGCGGCCGCGGCGTACGAGCCGGCGTGA